Proteins co-encoded in one Medicago truncatula cultivar Jemalong A17 chromosome 8, MtrunA17r5.0-ANR, whole genome shotgun sequence genomic window:
- the LOC11444303 gene encoding ankyrin repeat-containing protein BDA1, which translates to MNTMNDIDYKLKVAAQEGDINLLYTLIEEDPYVLEYIDLIPFVETPLHIAASMGHVQFATEIMRLKPSFAWKLNQQGFSPIHLALQNNQKSMVLRFVDMNKELVRIKGKEGLTPLHLACQSGEIDLLANFLFVCPNSIEDVTVRGETALHIAVKNEHYESLHVLVGWLKTTRQRGAREFEKLVLNYKDEKGNTVLHISALNNDLKALRLLVKTKINLNAKNSENSTALDIAASSEIKGILLSAGAKPSSKVKDVSKLEDKLRSNVTILDKMLIYILRIRKDISEEQRNAFLIVATLIATATYQSALSPPGGVYQGNAGDYNNNVKNNTSLNSKEVGKSVISEGDFFTLSILNTLSLLLSTMTIYLLTPSGLIGGLLFTPIFWFAYCYVYNMRLISPTSTTSTFNLVMVHVFNFLHSSVYWSIFIVYKRLKVNGKDREIKIRNRLGGNKW; encoded by the exons ATGAACACAATGAATGATATTGATTACAAATTGAAGGTTGCAGCTCAAGAAGGTGATATAAACCTTCTCTATACACTAATTGAGGAGGATCCATATGTTTTGGAATATATAGATTTAATTCCATTTGTTGAAACTCCTCTGCATATAGCTGCATCTATGGGACATGTTCAATTTGCCACTGAAATTATGAGATTGAAACCTTCATTTGCATGGAAGCTAAATCAACAAGGGTTCAGTCCAATCCACCTTGCCTTGCAAAACAACCAAAAGAGTATGGTGCTTCGTTTCGTAGACATGAATAAGGAACTTGTTAGAATCAAAGGAAAGGAAGGTTTAACTCCTCTTCATCTTGCTTGCCAAAGTGGAGAAATTGACCTTTTAGCcaactttttgtttgtttgtccaAATTCGATCGAAGATGTTACTGTGAGGGGTGAGACTGCACTTCATATTGCTGTGAAAAATGAACATTATGAGTCTCTTCATGTCTTGGTTGGTTGGTTGAAGACGACTCGCCAGAGAGGTGCTAGGGAGTTTGAGAAATTAGTACTTAACTATAAGGATGAGAAAGGAAACACTGTTTTGCACATATCAGCACTGAACAATGACTTAAAG GCGCTTCGACTGTTGGTAAAGACCAAGATAAATTTGAATGCGAAGAATTCAGAGAACTCAACAGCATTAGACATAGCAGCAAGTTCCGAGATCAAGGGTATATTACTAAGTGCTGGAGCAAAACCAAGCTCAAAAGTCAAAGATGTCTCTAAACTTGAAGATAAATTAAGATCAAATGTCACAATTTTggataaaatgttaatttaCATACTGCGTATTAGAAAAGATATATCGGAGGAACAACGCAACGCTTTTCTAATAGTTGCTACTCTTATTGCAACTGCGACGTATCAATCAGCACTTAGTCCCCCTGGTGGAGTTTATCAAGGTAATGCAGGAGATTACAATAATAATGTGAAAAACAACACTTCTTTGAATTCTAAGGAAGTTGGTAAATCAGTTATTTCTGAAGGTGATTTTTTTACCTTATCAATTTTGAATACACTTTCACTTTTGTTATCAACCATGACAATATATCTTTTGACACCAAGTGGATTAATAGGTGGTTTATTGTTCACACCAATCTTTTGGTTTGCTTATTGTTATGTCTATAATATGAGGTTGATATCTCCTACCTCTACCACTTCAACTTTCAACTTAGTTATGGTGCATGTATTCAACTTCTTGCACTCTAGTGTGTATTGGTCAATTTTTATTGTGTACAAGAGACTTAAGGTTAATGGAAAGGATAGAGAAATCAAAATTAGGAATAGATTAGGAGGAAATAAATGGTAG